In the Gossypium arboreum isolate Shixiya-1 chromosome 10, ASM2569848v2, whole genome shotgun sequence genome, one interval contains:
- the LOC108488503 gene encoding uncharacterized protein LOC108488503 yields MKAIRSVRAQPPAVFTPSLRASLSHHKSSVISFRPIITSCSKQPESMEQKDEKPEQKPGDVMSESFGEGYATRSDEEGFGGIYGENESISDIKKNKEIHGSHPAYDKTQGSEVKEKEKARNQTHASS; encoded by the exons ATGAAAGCCATCCGATCGGTTCGAGCTCAGCCACCAGCAGTTTTCACTCCATCTCTGCGAGCTTCTTTAAGTCATCATAAAAGTTCAGTGATCAGCTTCAGGCCAATCATCACAAGTTGTTCCAAGCAACCAGAAAGCATGGAGCAGAAAGACGAAAAGCCTGAACAAAAACCTGG GGATGTCATGTCTGAGTCATTCGGAGAGGGATATGCTACGAGAtcagatgaagaaggatttggaGGAATTTATGGAGAGAACGAGAGTATATCTGACATAAAAAAAAACAAGGAGATTCATGGAAGTCACCCAG CTTATGACAAGACGCAGGGGAGTGAAGTGAAGGAGAAGGAGAAAGCCAGGAATCAAACTCACGCTTCCTCTTAA